Proteins from a genomic interval of bacterium YEK0313:
- a CDS encoding indolepyruvate ferredoxin oxidoreductase — MATETGAGMPAAATGGVETDRPETDRPNALRLDAVSLDDKYDLTKKDVFITGVQALVRLTLMQKERDRLAGLNTAGFVSGYRGSPLGGLDQQFFKAQRQLIAQDIVFTPGLNEDLAATAVWGSQQAEMRGEGKYDGVFGIWYGKGPGVDRSGDVFRHANLAGSARYGGVLCLMGDDHTAESSTVAHQSEFHFVDVMMPILNPAGAQEILDYGLYGWALSRYSGNWVALKCMKDTVESTGVVDGSVDRVKIVIPSEAEFAMPPGGLSIRPNDDRNEQELRLHMHKRAAALAFVRANKINRIVTSGGRNPKIGIITTGKSYLDTRQAFDELGLDEIKANDLGIRLFKIGCTWPLDPGELRSFAEGLDLIIVVEEKRSLIEVQVREELYGSPHQPVVIGKKDEAGEWLFPVHGALDPNDVAICIGERILKSAGHVEEIAAAVQRLKQAQEVLKVTPSIAARLPYFCSGCPHNTSTVVPEGMRAYAGIGCHYMALWMDRNTEGFTQMGGEGANWVGEAPFSRRGHVFQNLGDGTYNHSGYLAIRFAVAAKANITYKILFNDAVAMTGGQPHEGTLTVPMIAAQLRAEGIERIAIVSDEPDKYGGTSQAFPAGTSFNHRDDLAAVQTELAGIPGVTALIYDQTCAAEKRRRRKRGTFPDPVKRVIINESVCEGCGDCGIQSNCVSIQPVETEFGRKRTIDQSSCNKDFSCAKGFCPSFVTVHGAEAKKGKALQAVADISGLPDPVIPEIGHTYNVLIAGIGGTGIVTVGAILGMACHIEKKGVGLIDMAGLAQKGGEVFSHMRIARKPEDIHSIRVHAGSADLVLSGDIVIAGGKKALASMRPETKVVVNTAEMLPGQFTRNADFSLPSERLKRAIVSHASRETTHLVDAQRLATALMGNSIASNLFLVGYAYQIGALPLSAEAIERAIELNGEAVKMNVTAFRWGRIAAHDLARVEALVRPAAAPLAGERLSETLDEAIARRITFLTAYQNAAYARRYADLVARVRAREAAVVPDRQSLAEAVARYLFKLMAYKDEYEVARLYTDGTFAAQVAKTFDGDNLRYEFHLAPPLFARKDPHTGLPRKASFGPVMMKGFRILAKLKGLRGTPFDVFGYSEERRTERQLIADYEALVAEILDKLTPENHAVAVGLAAIPEKIRGFGHVKARHLAAAKAEEATLIAAFRGKPEPAARLAAE, encoded by the coding sequence CCGGGCTCAATACGGCGGGCTTTGTCTCCGGCTACCGCGGCTCGCCGCTCGGCGGTCTCGACCAGCAGTTCTTCAAGGCGCAGCGCCAGCTCATCGCCCAGGACATCGTCTTCACGCCCGGCCTGAACGAGGACCTCGCGGCCACCGCCGTCTGGGGCAGCCAGCAGGCCGAAATGCGCGGCGAAGGCAAATACGACGGCGTCTTCGGCATCTGGTACGGCAAGGGGCCGGGCGTCGACCGCTCCGGCGACGTCTTCCGCCACGCCAACCTGGCCGGCTCGGCCCGCTATGGCGGCGTGCTCTGCCTCATGGGCGACGACCACACCGCCGAATCCTCCACCGTCGCGCATCAGTCAGAATTCCACTTCGTCGACGTGATGATGCCGATCCTCAATCCGGCCGGTGCCCAGGAGATCCTCGACTACGGTCTCTACGGCTGGGCCTTGTCGCGCTATTCCGGCAACTGGGTCGCGCTGAAATGCATGAAGGACACGGTCGAATCGACCGGCGTCGTCGACGGCTCGGTCGACCGCGTGAAGATCGTCATTCCAAGCGAAGCCGAATTCGCCATGCCGCCGGGCGGCCTGTCGATCCGGCCGAATGACGACCGGAACGAGCAGGAGCTGCGGCTCCACATGCACAAGCGCGCCGCCGCGCTCGCCTTCGTCCGGGCCAACAAGATCAACCGCATCGTGACGTCAGGCGGCCGCAATCCGAAGATCGGCATCATCACGACCGGCAAGAGCTATCTGGATACGCGCCAGGCCTTCGACGAGCTCGGGCTCGACGAGATCAAGGCCAATGATCTCGGCATCCGCCTGTTCAAGATCGGCTGCACCTGGCCGCTCGATCCCGGCGAGCTCAGGAGCTTCGCCGAGGGCCTCGACCTGATCATCGTGGTCGAGGAGAAGCGCTCGCTGATCGAGGTGCAGGTGCGCGAGGAGCTCTACGGCTCGCCCCACCAGCCGGTGGTCATCGGCAAGAAGGACGAGGCCGGCGAGTGGCTGTTCCCGGTGCACGGCGCGCTCGACCCGAACGACGTCGCCATCTGCATCGGCGAGCGCATCCTGAAGAGCGCCGGCCATGTCGAGGAGATCGCGGCCGCTGTGCAGCGGCTGAAGCAGGCCCAGGAGGTGCTGAAGGTCACGCCGTCGATCGCCGCGCGCCTGCCCTATTTCTGCTCGGGCTGCCCGCACAATACCTCCACCGTCGTGCCGGAGGGCATGCGCGCCTATGCCGGCATCGGCTGCCACTACATGGCGCTGTGGATGGACCGCAACACGGAAGGCTTCACCCAGATGGGCGGCGAAGGCGCCAACTGGGTGGGCGAGGCGCCGTTCTCCCGCCGCGGCCATGTCTTCCAGAATCTCGGCGACGGCACCTACAACCATTCCGGCTATCTCGCGATCCGCTTCGCCGTCGCCGCCAAGGCCAACATCACCTACAAGATCCTGTTCAACGACGCCGTCGCCATGACCGGCGGCCAGCCGCACGAAGGCACGCTCACCGTGCCGATGATCGCCGCGCAACTGCGCGCCGAGGGCATCGAGCGCATCGCCATCGTCTCCGACGAGCCGGACAAATATGGCGGCACCAGCCAGGCCTTTCCGGCCGGCACCAGCTTCAATCACCGCGACGATCTCGCCGCCGTGCAAACCGAGCTTGCCGGCATTCCCGGCGTCACCGCCCTGATCTACGACCAGACCTGCGCGGCCGAAAAGCGCCGCCGGCGCAAGCGCGGCACCTTCCCCGACCCGGTCAAGCGGGTGATCATCAATGAAAGCGTCTGCGAAGGCTGCGGCGATTGCGGCATCCAGTCCAACTGCGTCTCGATCCAGCCGGTCGAGACCGAGTTCGGCCGCAAACGCACCATCGATCAGTCGTCCTGCAACAAGGACTTTTCCTGTGCCAAGGGCTTCTGCCCGAGCTTCGTCACGGTGCACGGCGCCGAGGCCAAGAAGGGCAAGGCGCTGCAGGCCGTCGCCGACATTTCCGGTCTGCCCGACCCGGTCATTCCGGAGATCGGCCACACCTACAACGTGCTGATCGCCGGCATCGGCGGCACCGGCATCGTCACCGTCGGCGCCATTCTCGGCATGGCCTGCCACATCGAGAAGAAGGGCGTCGGCCTGATCGACATGGCGGGACTCGCGCAGAAGGGCGGCGAGGTATTCTCGCACATGCGCATCGCGCGCAAGCCCGAGGACATCCACTCGATCCGCGTCCATGCCGGCTCGGCCGACCTCGTCCTGTCGGGCGATATCGTGATCGCCGGCGGCAAGAAGGCGCTGGCATCGATGCGGCCGGAGACCAAGGTCGTGGTCAACACGGCGGAGATGCTGCCGGGCCAGTTCACCCGCAACGCCGACTTCTCGCTGCCCTCCGAGCGGCTGAAGCGGGCGATCGTCAGCCATGCCAGCCGCGAGACGACCCATCTCGTCGACGCCCAGCGGCTGGCCACCGCCCTGATGGGCAATTCGATCGCGTCCAACCTGTTCCTGGTCGGCTATGCCTACCAGATCGGCGCCCTGCCGCTCAGCGCCGAGGCGATCGAACGGGCGATCGAGCTCAATGGCGAAGCGGTGAAGATGAACGTCACCGCCTTCCGCTGGGGCCGGATCGCCGCCCACGACCTCGCCCGCGTCGAGGCGCTGGTGCGGCCCGCGGCCGCGCCGCTCGCCGGCGAGCGGCTGTCGGAGACCCTGGACGAGGCGATCGCCCGGCGGATCACCTTCCTGACCGCCTATCAGAACGCCGCCTATGCCAGGCGCTATGCCGACCTCGTCGCCCGGGTGCGGGCGCGCGAGGCCGCCGTCGTCCCCGATCGGCAGAGCCTTGCCGAGGCGGTGGCCCGCTATCTGTTCAAGCTGATGGCCTACAAGGACGAATATGAGGTGGCCCGGCTCTATACCGACGGCACCTTCGCGGCGCAGGTGGCGAAAACCTTCGACGGCGACAATCTGCGCTACGAATTCCACCTCGCGCCGCCGCTCTTCGCCAGGAAGGATCCGCATACCGGCCTGCCGCGCAAGGCGAGCTTCGGCCCGGTCATGATGAAGGGCTTCCGCATCCTGGCGAAGCTCAAGGGCCTCCGCGGCACCCCGTTCGACGTCTTCGGCTACAGCGAGGAGCGGCGCACCGAGCGGCAGCTGATCGCCGACTACGAGGCACTCGTCGCCGAGATCCTCGACAAGCTGACGCCGGAGAACCACGCGGTCGCTGTCGGCCTCGCCGCGATCCCGGAAAAGATCCGCGGCTTCGGCCATGTCAAGGCACGCCACCTCGCCGCCGCCAAGGCCGAGGAGGCGACCCTCATCGCTGCCTTCCGCGGCAAGCCGGAGCCGGCCGCCCGGCTCGCCGCGGAGTGA
- a CDS encoding cyclic 3',5'-adenosine monophosphate phosphodiesterase — MINRRNLLVASAAASLVTPFAGFTAARAQGAAGPIFRFGLVADPQYAPVVPNLRMNRYYANSLWKLSAAIDELNKHELTFVATLGDIIDRHWESFGHVLPLYDQLKHPRFFVLGNHDFDVAADYLGSVVRNAGMPKAYYDFAGGGYRFIVLDGNDVSTFAPPRGDARRELAAERLAALKATGAANAQSWNGSLSDAQFAWLTGTLAKARAAGEKVIVMGHYPIYPANIHNLWDAERIVELITAQDHVVAYFCGHNHAGNFGEVKGKYFVNLCGMVDTPDTTAYAVVEVHADRLEIKGFGREPSRVLKI, encoded by the coding sequence ATGATCAACCGCCGCAACCTTCTCGTCGCAAGCGCCGCCGCCTCGCTGGTCACACCTTTCGCGGGCTTCACGGCGGCGCGGGCGCAAGGCGCTGCCGGCCCGATCTTCCGTTTCGGCCTCGTCGCGGACCCGCAATATGCTCCCGTCGTGCCCAATCTGCGCATGAACCGCTACTACGCCAATTCGCTCTGGAAGCTGTCCGCCGCGATCGACGAGCTCAACAAGCACGAGCTGACCTTCGTCGCGACGCTCGGCGACATCATCGACCGGCACTGGGAAAGCTTCGGCCATGTCCTGCCGCTCTACGATCAATTGAAGCATCCGCGCTTCTTCGTGCTCGGCAACCACGATTTCGATGTCGCCGCCGATTATCTCGGCTCGGTGGTGCGCAATGCCGGCATGCCCAAGGCCTATTACGACTTCGCGGGCGGCGGCTACCGGTTCATCGTGCTCGACGGCAACGACGTCAGCACTTTCGCGCCGCCCCGTGGCGATGCCAGACGCGAGCTTGCCGCCGAGCGGCTGGCCGCCCTGAAGGCGACGGGCGCGGCCAATGCCCAGAGCTGGAACGGTTCACTCAGCGATGCGCAGTTCGCCTGGCTGACCGGGACGCTGGCCAAGGCGCGCGCCGCCGGCGAGAAGGTCATCGTGATGGGCCACTATCCCATCTATCCCGCCAATATCCACAATCTCTGGGACGCCGAGCGGATCGTCGAGCTCATCACCGCCCAGGACCATGTCGTCGCCTATTTCTGCGGCCACAACCACGCCGGCAATTTCGGCGAGGTGAAGGGCAAATATTTCGTCAATCTCTGCGGCATGGTCGATACGCCCGACACCACGGCCTATGCGGTGGTCGAAGTCCATGCCGATCGCCTGGAGATCAAGGGTTTCGGCCGCGAACCCTCGCGCGTTCTGAAGATCTGA
- the argA gene encoding Amino-acid acetyltransferase — MTAIDLGPAVDPTPAPRPSHLVLEGRYCRLRPLDPARDTDRLYELSHGPERDRIWAYLLTGPYPDKADFAAHVAKIAAGTSDPVYWAVADAEDRAIGWLSLMRIDPANRVIEVGSILYTPGLQRTPAATEAQYLLARHVFETLGYRRYEWKCNDLNAPSKRAAERFGFTFEGLFRQHVIAKGHNRDTAWFSMLDIEWPQRKLAFDRWLDPSNFDASGRQKVPLGVLNQRVAAEGGLALRRATLADIAAIQALKTAAYLPNEAIIGVASLPRVADYGALVTDHEIWVADGDGHLAACAVFEPAAEPVIYSIAVHPAKQGKRYGDAILAFCETRARALGAGIVKLYTHAKLTERIDWYGRRGFVRTHVETLPDRQVQHMAKTLG, encoded by the coding sequence GTGACTGCAATCGATCTTGGACCAGCGGTCGACCCGACACCTGCGCCGCGCCCATCGCACCTGGTCCTGGAAGGCCGGTATTGCCGGCTGCGACCGCTCGACCCGGCGCGCGACACCGACCGGCTCTACGAGCTGTCGCATGGGCCCGAACGCGACCGCATCTGGGCCTATCTCCTGACCGGTCCCTATCCGGACAAGGCCGATTTCGCCGCGCATGTCGCCAAGATCGCCGCCGGCACCAGCGATCCCGTCTATTGGGCGGTGGCCGACGCCGAGGACCGGGCGATCGGCTGGCTGTCGCTGATGCGCATCGACCCGGCGAACCGGGTGATCGAGGTCGGCTCGATCCTCTATACGCCGGGTTTGCAGCGCACGCCGGCGGCGACGGAAGCCCAATATCTCCTGGCGCGCCATGTTTTCGAGACGCTGGGCTACCGGCGCTACGAATGGAAGTGCAACGACCTGAACGCGCCGTCCAAGCGCGCCGCCGAGCGCTTCGGCTTCACCTTCGAGGGCCTGTTCCGCCAGCATGTCATCGCCAAGGGCCACAACCGCGATACGGCCTGGTTCTCGATGCTCGACATCGAATGGCCGCAGCGCAAGCTCGCCTTCGATCGCTGGCTCGATCCGTCGAATTTCGATGCGTCCGGCCGGCAGAAAGTGCCGCTCGGCGTCCTCAACCAGCGTGTCGCCGCCGAAGGCGGCCTGGCGCTGCGCCGGGCGACGCTGGCCGACATCGCGGCGATCCAGGCGCTGAAGACCGCCGCCTATCTACCCAATGAAGCGATCATCGGCGTCGCCTCGCTGCCGCGTGTCGCGGACTACGGCGCCCTGGTCACCGACCATGAGATCTGGGTTGCCGACGGCGACGGCCACCTTGCCGCCTGCGCCGTGTTCGAGCCGGCGGCTGAACCGGTGATCTATTCGATCGCCGTGCATCCGGCCAAGCAGGGCAAACGCTACGGCGACGCGATCCTGGCCTTCTGCGAGACGCGGGCCCGGGCACTCGGGGCCGGCATCGTGAAGCTCTACACCCACGCCAAGCTCACCGAGCGGATCGACTGGTATGGGCGCCGGGGCTTTGTCCGCACCCATGTCGAGACGCTGCCGGACCGGCAGGTGCAGCATATGGCGAAGACGCTCGGCTGA
- the bcpA_2 gene encoding Carboxyvinyl-carboxyphosphonate phosphorylmutase, producing the protein MDVAARRAAFRRLHETGCFVIPNPWDTGSAMMLKHLGFKALATTSSGFSFSRGLPDMDWAVPRDMALGHIAEIVQATDLPVNADFESGYAHAPDAVAENVRLCAATGVAGLSIEDNSGDADKPLYDFDLAVARIEAAVQALAGTGVLLTARCEAHLVGHPDAQAEAVKRLKAFAAAGADVLYAPGIRSREHIGEVVAAAGGKPVNLLISGPVGLSVADAAALGVRRISVGSALARAAWGGFLKAARELADAGTFNALGEAEPFGPLNTFFKEHGVRP; encoded by the coding sequence ATGGATGTCGCCGCGCGCCGCGCCGCTTTTCGCCGCCTGCATGAGACTGGCTGCTTCGTGATCCCCAATCCATGGGATACCGGTTCGGCCATGATGCTGAAACATCTCGGCTTCAAGGCGCTCGCCACCACCTCGTCGGGCTTTTCCTTCTCGCGCGGCCTGCCCGACATGGACTGGGCGGTGCCGCGCGACATGGCGCTCGGCCATATCGCCGAGATCGTCCAGGCGACCGACCTGCCGGTCAATGCCGATTTCGAATCCGGCTATGCCCATGCCCCCGATGCGGTCGCGGAGAATGTCCGGCTCTGCGCCGCAACCGGCGTTGCCGGCCTGTCGATCGAGGACAATAGCGGCGATGCCGACAAGCCGCTTTACGATTTCGACCTGGCGGTCGCGCGTATCGAGGCCGCGGTTCAGGCGCTTGCCGGCACCGGCGTGCTGCTGACCGCCCGCTGCGAGGCGCATCTCGTCGGCCATCCCGACGCGCAGGCCGAAGCGGTGAAGCGGCTGAAGGCCTTTGCCGCGGCCGGCGCCGACGTGCTCTATGCGCCCGGCATCCGCAGCCGCGAGCATATCGGGGAGGTGGTGGCTGCCGCCGGCGGCAAGCCGGTCAATCTCCTGATATCGGGTCCGGTCGGCCTCTCCGTCGCCGATGCCGCGGCGCTCGGGGTCAGGCGCATCAGCGTCGGCTCCGCGCTCGCCCGCGCCGCCTGGGGCGGCTTCCTGAAGGCCGCGCGGGAACTCGCCGATGCCGGTACGTTCAACGCGCTCGGCGAGGCGGAGCCCTTCGGCCCGCTCAACACCTTCTTCAAGGAACATGGCGTCCGCCCCTGA
- the rsuA gene encoding Ribosomal small subunit pseudouridine synthase A — protein sequence MSKAAPQLRLDRLLANLGYGSRREVQGLVHAGLVVLDGETLEDADQRVAVTADLSDRMTVRGRRLDPPPGMVLMLNKPLGVTCSHKEAGPLIYGLLPERWRRRDPAISTVGRLDKDTSGLILMTDDGGLLHRIISPKSHVPKRYLATLARPLAGTEAAVFASGTLMLEGEDKPLQPAELEVIGPTSAFVTVHEGRYHQVRRMFAAVGNHVEALHRERIGSLALPDDLEPGQFRILGAAEIAAILAPR from the coding sequence ATGAGCAAGGCCGCGCCACAGCTCCGGCTGGATCGCCTGCTGGCCAATCTCGGCTACGGCTCGCGCCGCGAGGTGCAGGGTCTCGTTCACGCCGGGCTCGTCGTGCTGGATGGCGAGACGCTCGAAGATGCCGACCAGCGCGTGGCGGTGACCGCCGACCTTTCCGACCGCATGACGGTGAGAGGCCGCCGGCTCGATCCGCCGCCGGGCATGGTGCTGATGCTGAACAAGCCGCTCGGCGTCACCTGCTCGCACAAGGAGGCCGGGCCGCTCATCTACGGCCTGCTGCCGGAGCGCTGGCGCCGGCGCGACCCGGCGATCTCCACGGTCGGCCGGCTCGACAAGGACACGTCGGGCCTGATCCTCATGACCGATGACGGCGGCCTCCTGCACCGCATCATCTCGCCGAAGAGCCACGTGCCGAAACGCTATCTCGCGACGCTGGCCCGGCCGCTCGCCGGCACCGAGGCCGCGGTCTTCGCCTCCGGCACGCTGATGCTCGAGGGCGAGGACAAGCCGCTGCAGCCGGCCGAGCTCGAGGTGATCGGCCCGACCAGCGCCTTCGTGACCGTGCATGAGGGCCGCTATCACCAGGTCCGGCGCATGTTCGCGGCAGTCGGCAACCATGTCGAGGCGCTGCATCGCGAGCGGATCGGCTCTCTCGCCCTGCCGGATGACCTGGAGCCCGGCCAGTTCCGGATCCTCGGCGCGGCCGAGATCGCCGCCATCCTGGCGCCACGCTGA
- the rsmC gene encoding Ribosomal RNA small subunit methyltransferase C, whose product MTPFQPISIIGVYGLPPAGLAELPPGALQFSPLIPGAETLEACVEASLSGMVVAAPPGTLERRYVLALSLRALAAGGSLIALAPKDKGGARLRAELEAFGCTVDEAARRHHRICSVIRIAGSHGHEAAIAEGAPRVLDGLGLTTQPGVFSWDRLDPGSALLIDHLPALSGRGADLGCGIGMLARAILKSPAVSHLTLVDLDRRALDATKANVVDARVARLWADLRLPPAGLAGLDFVVTNPPFHDGGAEDKALGQTFVRRAAEMLRSRGTLWLVANRHLPYEAVLAPLFRTVALRAETGRYKIYEATK is encoded by the coding sequence ATGACCCCGTTCCAGCCCATCTCCATCATCGGCGTCTATGGCCTGCCGCCGGCCGGCCTGGCCGAGCTGCCACCCGGCGCCCTGCAGTTCTCCCCGCTCATTCCCGGCGCGGAGACGCTGGAGGCCTGCGTCGAGGCGTCGCTCTCCGGCATGGTGGTCGCCGCGCCGCCCGGCACGCTGGAGCGGCGCTACGTGCTGGCGCTGTCGCTGCGGGCGCTGGCGGCGGGCGGCAGCCTCATCGCGCTGGCGCCGAAGGATAAGGGCGGCGCGCGCCTGCGTGCCGAGCTCGAAGCCTTCGGTTGCACGGTCGACGAAGCCGCGCGCCGGCATCACCGCATCTGCAGTGTCATCCGCATTGCCGGCAGCCATGGCCACGAGGCCGCGATCGCCGAGGGTGCGCCGCGGGTTCTCGACGGCCTCGGGCTGACCACCCAGCCCGGCGTCTTCTCCTGGGACCGGCTCGACCCGGGATCGGCGCTGCTGATCGACCATCTGCCGGCGCTGTCCGGGCGCGGCGCGGATCTCGGCTGCGGCATCGGCATGCTCGCCCGCGCCATCCTGAAGTCGCCCGCGGTCAGCCACCTCACGCTGGTCGATCTCGACCGGCGGGCGCTGGACGCGACCAAGGCCAATGTCGTCGATGCCAGGGTGGCGCGCCTGTGGGCCGACCTGCGTCTGCCGCCCGCCGGCCTCGCCGGGCTCGACTTCGTGGTCACCAATCCGCCGTTCCACGATGGCGGCGCCGAGGACAAGGCGCTCGGCCAGACCTTCGTGCGGCGCGCCGCGGAGATGCTCAGGAGCCGCGGCACGCTGTGGCTGGTCGCCAACCGCCACCTGCCTTACGAGGCGGTGCTGGCGCCGCTGTTCAGGACCGTCGCGCTCAGGGCCGAGACGGGCCGCTACAAGATCTACGAGGCGACGAAATGA
- the araC_2 gene encoding L-arabonate dehydratase has translation MAPRRKKSPKALRSRQWFDNPDNPGMTAIYLERTLNWGLTVEEVRSGKPIIGIAQTGSDISPCNRHHIELAKRVRDGIRDAGGIPLEFPVHQIQETLKRPTAALDRNLQYLSLVEILYGYPMDGVVLLTGCDKTTPAMIMGAATVNIPAIVLSGGPMLNGWWKGKRAGSGTVVWEARKLQADGTISYDEFIDVVTKSAPSVGHCNTMGTASTMNALAEALGMSLPGCAAIPAPYRERGQISYATGRRIVEMVWEDLKPSDILTREAFENTIVANSAIGGSTNAPIHINAIAKHIGVALDIDDWEKVGHEVPLLVNMQPAGFFLGEEYYRAGGLPAVMNQLLKAGKIHANAITANGRTMGENVKDAVITDEEVIRPYRKPLVKDAGFIVLKGNLFDSAIMKTSVISEDFRKRYLSNPKDPEAFEGRAIVFDGPEDYHHRIDDPALKIDANCILFVRGVGPLGYPGSAEVVNMQPPAALLKKGIRDLPCIGDGRQSGTSGSPSILNASPEAGANGGLAVLKTGDRVRIDLKKRSANILISEAEFAARMAELKANGGYKVPRSQTPWQEIQRSMVSQLSDGMVLKPAVKFQKIAQKRGIPRDNH, from the coding sequence ATGGCCCCCCGCCGCAAGAAGTCCCCGAAGGCCCTGCGGTCGCGACAGTGGTTCGACAATCCCGACAATCCCGGCATGACCGCGATCTATCTGGAGCGCACGCTCAACTGGGGACTGACGGTCGAGGAGGTGCGCTCGGGCAAGCCGATCATCGGCATCGCCCAGACCGGCTCGGACATCTCGCCGTGCAACCGCCACCATATCGAGCTGGCCAAGCGCGTGCGCGACGGCATCCGCGATGCCGGCGGCATCCCGCTCGAATTCCCGGTCCACCAGATCCAGGAAACCCTGAAGCGGCCGACCGCGGCGCTCGACCGCAACCTGCAATATCTGTCGCTGGTCGAGATCCTCTACGGCTATCCGATGGACGGCGTCGTGCTGCTCACCGGCTGCGACAAGACGACCCCGGCCATGATCATGGGTGCGGCCACCGTCAATATCCCGGCCATCGTGCTGTCGGGCGGGCCGATGCTCAACGGCTGGTGGAAGGGCAAGCGCGCCGGCTCCGGCACGGTGGTCTGGGAGGCCCGCAAGCTGCAGGCCGACGGCACGATCAGCTATGACGAATTCATCGACGTGGTGACCAAGTCGGCGCCCTCGGTCGGCCATTGCAACACGATGGGAACGGCCTCCACCATGAATGCGCTGGCCGAGGCGCTCGGCATGTCGCTGCCGGGCTGCGCGGCGATCCCCGCGCCCTATCGCGAACGCGGCCAGATCTCCTATGCGACGGGCAGGCGCATCGTCGAAATGGTCTGGGAGGACCTGAAGCCTTCGGACATCCTGACCCGCGAGGCCTTCGAGAACACCATCGTCGCCAATTCGGCGATCGGCGGCTCGACCAACGCGCCGATCCACATCAACGCCATCGCCAAGCATATCGGCGTCGCGCTCGACATCGACGACTGGGAAAAGGTCGGCCACGAGGTGCCGCTGCTGGTCAACATGCAGCCGGCCGGCTTCTTCCTCGGCGAGGAATATTACCGGGCCGGCGGCCTGCCGGCGGTGATGAACCAGCTCCTCAAGGCCGGCAAGATCCATGCGAACGCCATCACCGCCAATGGCAGGACCATGGGCGAGAACGTCAAGGATGCCGTGATCACCGACGAGGAGGTGATCCGGCCGTACCGGAAGCCCCTGGTCAAGGATGCCGGCTTCATCGTGCTGAAGGGCAATCTGTTCGATTCCGCGATCATGAAGACCTCGGTCATTTCCGAGGATTTCCGCAAGCGCTACCTGTCCAACCCGAAGGATCCGGAAGCCTTCGAAGGGCGCGCCATCGTGTTCGACGGGCCGGAGGACTATCACCACCGGATCGACGATCCCGCGCTGAAGATCGACGCGAACTGCATCCTGTTCGTGCGCGGCGTCGGCCCGCTCGGCTATCCGGGCTCGGCCGAGGTGGTCAACATGCAGCCGCCGGCGGCGCTCCTGAAGAAGGGCATCCGCGACCTGCCCTGCATTGGCGACGGCCGCCAGTCGGGCACGTCGGGCTCGCCCTCCATCCTCAACGCCTCGCCCGAGGCCGGCGCCAATGGCGGCCTTGCCGTGCTGAAGACCGGCGACCGGGTGCGCATCGACCTGAAGAAGCGCTCGGCCAACATCCTGATCAGCGAGGCCGAGTTCGCCGCGCGCATGGCCGAGCTGAAGGCGAATGGCGGCTACAAGGTGCCGCGGAGCCAGACGCCCTGGCAGGAGATCCAGCGGTCCATGGTCAGCCAGCTTTCCGACGGCATGGTGCTGAAGCCGGCGGTGAAGTTCCAGAAGATCGCGCAGAAGCGCGGCATTCCGCGCGACAATCACTGA